The sequence AACGTATTGAAGGTCTTACCACCATCGGTAGATTTATGATACCTTACATTCATCACATAAACCACATCTTCATCCTCTGTATCTGCATAAACACGAGTATAATACCATGCCCGTTGTCTTAATTTACGCTCGCTATTGACCTGTGTCCATTTTTTTCCGCCATCTTCAGAACGGTACAAACCACCTTTTTCCTTATTCTCCACTATGGCCCAAACCCTATCACTATTTTTAGGGGAAACCGTAACTCCAATAATTCCCAGAGTGTCCTTTGGGAATCCTTCATTTTTTGAAATCTCTGTCCAAGTTTCTCCGCTATCTGTACTTTTCCAAAGTGCAGAACCATCTCCACCACTACTTAAACTATATGGCGTTCTCTTGGCTCGCCAGGTAGAAGCATATAAAATCCTTGGGTTATTTGGGTCGAAAGTCAAATCTACAGCACCAGATTGATCATTTACGAACAAAACTTGCTTCCAAGTTTTTCCACCATCAATACTTTTATATACGCCACGCTCTTTGGTTGGTTTATAAATATTACCGAGAACAGCTGCATATACGGTATTGTAATCGGTTGGATGAATTCGGATTCTGGGTACATGTCTACTTTTTTCCAATCCAGCTTTTTTCCAAGTTTTTCCTGTATCCTCTGTTTTCCAGATACCATAACCACTTGACACATTGCCACGGAGTGTTTTTTCTCCGCCACCAACATATATAACATTAGGGTCGCTTTTGGCAACTTCTACAGAACCAATACTTCCTCCAAAATAGCCATCCGATATATTTTCCCAGCTGCGACCGCCATTCAATGTTTTCCATACACCCCCGCCGGTTGCACCAAAGTAAAATAGATTTGGTTCGCCTGGAACTCCTGTTACTGCCGCAGAACGACCACCACGAAAAGGGCCTACCAAACGATACTCCAAACTGGAATAAAGTTCTTCCGGATATTCTGGAGCAGTTTGCGCGGATTTGTTGCGCCGTTGCGCCTCTATTGAAAGGGTAAAAAAGCAAAATGCCAGCAAGAACAGGCCGGCTTTGGAAAGCTGTTTTTTCATTTTTTATGTGTTAAATTAGTCGGTATTAAAAGTAACGAAAAAGAGGGAATGATTTCTGCCTATATTTCAAAAATGGTATTTTGGTAGTCATGAAAAAAAAATCGTTTACAACTCTTCTTTTTTTAGTCATTCTTTTTTCAATTTCTGCACAACAGAAACGTCTTCGTGATCACGGAATACAGATTGGGGTGCTCAAACCCGGAGCCCTAAATGCAATTACCGATGTCCCCGGAGTGCAAGTGGGTCATACAACATTAAATAAAGGTGATAGCATAAGAACTGGGGTAACCGCCATCTTACCTCATTCTGGTAATATTTTTCAGCAAAAAGTACCTGCTGCCATCCACCTTGGCAATGGTTTTGGCAAACTGGCAGGGTATTCCCAAGTAAAAGAACTGGGGAATCTGGAAACCCCGATAATTTTGACTAACACCCTTGACGTAGCAACAGCTGTAAATGCCTTAGTGGGTCATACTTTATTACTTCAGGGAAACGAGACAGTACGTTCCGTAAATGCTGTAGTTGGTGAAACCAATGATGGTTTTCTCAATGATATCCGTGGGCGCCATGTTACTGAAAAAGATGTGTTGCAAGCCATTAAAAATGCAAAGGCCAGCCAAGTTGAAGAGGGTAATATTGGAGCTGGAACGGGTACTATTTGTTTTGGTTTTAAAGGAGGAATTGGAACCTCATCCAGAATATTACCAAAAAAATCAGGAGGATATACGGTAGGTGTTTTGGCGCAAACCAACTTTGGAGGAATGTTGAAAATTGCCGGGGTCGATATCGGCAAACAAATGGGGCATTACTCTGATAATTTTAAATATGCTACCGATGGTTCTTGTATGATGATAGTGTTCACAGATGCTCCTTTAGATTCAAGAAATTTAGAGCGTTTGGCTAAACGAGCCATGTTAGGTCTTGCAAGGACGGGTGGAATTGCCAGCAACGGAAGTGGTGATTATGTAATTGCCGTCTCCACTGCCAAAGAGTGCAGAATTCCTTATGAAAGTGATCACCTCATACAAACTGTGCCAACCTTAAGAAACTCAGCAATGACCCCATTATTCTTGGCCACTATTGAAGCTACGGAAGAGGCCATTCTAAATTCTCTATTTGCAGCAGAAACCACGATTGGCAGAAATGGGCACAAAATAGAAGCACTTCCCAAAAAACAGGTGTTGGAAATGCTCAAAGCTGCTGGAAAAATTTGATGAACAATCTTCTACCGCCTTCACTTCCCATTCTTTTCATAGCTTTAATGAATCAAACTACACTATTATGAGACCACTGTTATACCTCTTTTTTCTTGCCTCATTTCTCTCATTCTCGCAATCATCAACCACGGTTGATGATAAAGCTTCCATTCTTGAAGTATTGGCAATCCAAGAAAAAGCTTGGAATAACCTTGATGTTGAACTTTTTATGGAGACCTATTGGAAATCTGATGAGCTCATTTTTTACGGGAGTTCTGGGGTAACAAAAGGATGGCAAAATACTTTGGAGCGATATAAAAAAAGCTATCCGACCAAAGAACATTTTGGCAAACTCCATTTAACCAGCAATGAAATCACCAAAATTGATAACGGAATATATTCCGTCTTTGGAGAATACCACCTTACCCGAACCGTGGGTAATACCAAGGGCATTTTTATGCTTGTACTTAAAAATATTGATGGGGCTTGGAAAATTATTGCAGATACCTCTTGTAAAACAGAATAACGATACCCTTTGTAACATTCCACATAATTTTAATACCAATAAAGCGGTAAAGGAATCTTCCTTTTTATTAGTTTTAGAACATTAACAAAAACACATTACCATGGATATTTTTAGCAAAATCAAAGAAAAACTCACCCATGAGTTTATTGATATTATTGAATGGCTCGACTATACCGATGATACTATCGCCCATAGGTTTGAGCGTTACCAAAATGAGATTAAAAACGGCGCCAAACTAATCGTTAGAGAGGGGCAAACAGCAGTTTTTGTAAATGAAGGACAATTAGCTGATGTTTTTACACCTGGAACTTATGATTTAACTACGCAAAATTTACCTATTCTTAGCACCTTAAAGGGTTGGAAATATGGTTTCAATTCTCCTTTTAAAGCTGAAGTTTATTTTGTGAACACTCATCTCTTCACTGATGAGAAATGGGGAACAAAAAGCCCTATTACTTTAAGTGATGACCGTTTTGGATTGGTGGAAATTCGAGCTTTTGGAACTTATGCCTTTAAAATTTCTGATGCTGGAAAGTTTATTACAGACATTGTTGGTACCGACAACAACTTTACCAATTTTGAAATCAATGAACACTTGAAAAGCTTAATCGCAACTCGCTTTACAGATACTGTTGGTGAAGCCAATCTGCCCATTGAACTTTATGCAGCAAATACTTCGGAACTCTCGGAAACTTGTCAAGAGGTGATGAAATCTGAGTTTCTATCGGTAGGGATTTCCTTGGAGAAATTCTACATTGAAAACGTCTCCATGCCTGAAGACCTTAAAAAAGAAATCTTCGAGTACAGCCGTATTGACAAATTGGATTTGGACAAGTTGACCAAGTTCAAAACTGCCAAAGCCATTGAAGCCGCCGCTAAAAATGAAGGTGGAACGGCTGGAGCAGGAATGGGAATGGGAATGGGCTTTGTACTTGCACAACAAATGGGCGGTATGATGAGTCCTCAAATGGGGGGCAGCCAACAAATGCAACAAGCTGGAGTGGTAGTTCCTCCTCCAATGCCGGTAGCCGTTCAGTATTTCTATGCTTCAAATGGAACTCAACAAGGCCCAGTCTCTTTTGAACAATTGCAGGCTCTTTATGCAGGGCGTACCGTTAATAGAGACAGTTTGGTTTGGAAACAAGGTATGGCGGCATGGACTGCATTAAAAGATGTTGAAGAATTAAAGTCATTTTTAGGAGGTAATACTCCACCACCTTTGCCGTCCAATTAATATTTTCTCATTGTCATTTTTGAAATGACTTTTCACCGGATACATGTCTGTAGAACCTAATATCCAAAAAACGGAGCTCAAAAAACCCTGTGTCAATTGTGGTGCGGAGCTCAAATACAAACCTGGAACCACCAATATTAGTTGCGAGTATTGCGGGCACGAGGAAGCTATCAAAATAGATGAGAATGGATTTACAGAGCTGGAGCTGTATCCTTATCTCAAAGAGATGGGTGCCCAAAAGCATAGTGAAGAAATCTCCATGCTTCATTGTAAAAACTGCGGCGCCAATCAACATGTGGAGGAGAATTACAAATCCCTTCATTGTGTGTATTGTAGCATGCCTTTGGTGATAGAAGATGCGTACAAAGAAGATTGGATTTTGCCTGGTGCAGTTTTGCCTTTTCAAATTGAAAAACAGAAATCATTTCTCATCTTTCAGAAATGGGTAAGCAAGTTATGGTGGGCTCCCAATAAGCTTAAAAAAGCTTCTTTGGACCCTCAATTTACTAAAGGACTGTACCTGCCTTATTGGACATTTGATGCACAACTTTCAGCTTCTTATACTGGACAGCGCGGAGAATACTATTATGAAACTCAGCGTTACAGAGATAGCAATGGCAAAACCCAAACACGGCAAGTTCGAAAAACACGCTGGTATCCGGCTTCAGGGAGCGTTTCTGGTTTTGTGGATGACACTTTAATAAAAGCATCCAAACAAAAGGCCGGTAGAATTCCGACTAAAATTGCACATTGGAATTTAAAAAAGTTACAGCCTTTCAATAGTGGTTTCCTTTCGGGATTTGTAACCGAAAAATATACCATCCCATTACAGCAAGGACATTTGTCTGCCAAAGGTGAAGCAAAACAAATCGCGGAGCGTTGGTGTAGGCAAGATATTGGTGGAGATACCCAAAGGGTGAGCAGTATGGATATGAATTTATCAGACGAAACCTTTAAACATATTTTATTGCCGATTTATGTCAGTGCATATCGGTACAAAGGCAAAGAATACAATTTTTACATCAATGGTGAGAACGGTCAAATCTCAGGAACAAGACCTTATAGTTTTTGGAAAATTTTCTTGGCCATTGTTTTTGCTATTTTGTTGATTTCCATTTTTGTATATTTTGGAAAAGGTTAATCAATATCAAAAATATCGGTCATGAAAAAAATGCTCCTGTTCTCCATAATAGTCGCTCTTAACTCTTGCATAAAACAACAAACTCCAAATGATTGGCAAGTTGTTCTAAAAACTGATAGAGATGGGAGTGTTCTAAAAGGGTCTAAAAAAGATTTGATGAACGCCATTAGAAATGGGCAGGATTTAAAAATTGGATGGGGCAGTAAAAGAGAGGATTTATCAATTGAGCATCTCTCTGTTCCTATTTGGTTGGCCATTCTCAGTGAAAAAGAAGTAATGGCTCATTTAGACCCACAAGTGTTGTCAAGTATTGATTGGGATAGTCTAAATGTGAATTACAAGGACTCTGATAAGTTACAACAGGAGTGGCGGGTTGTGCTTAGCACAAAAAGTAATTTTGATGCTGTCTGGTATGATAAAAAGGCAGATACACTAATTAGAAGGTGGCCCCAAAAACATATTATGACATGGTTTGCAAAAGGTGCTACGGACAAAAAAACAGTTCCTTTGTTTAACAAATCTTAAAGTCTTAGTGCACTTCTATAAGAATTACTACTTTTAAAACGTGTCAAAACGTCTATCACTAATATCTATTTTCGTTCTACTCAACATGGGTATAGGCCGAATGTTTCAAGAAAGTCTTGGTATGACCTGCTTTTCAGAACTATCAATTCTTGCTATAACCAGTTTCTTTTTTTGGAATGTTTCTGCCAAACAAATTAAAAAATGGGGCAATAAGTGGTCGATATCCTCATCAGGGAACAATATATTGGTTCAAGGTGGATTAGGTTTATCAGCTTCCGCTTTAAATATCGTTATTGGTCAGGTCTTGGTCGTTTTTTTAATGACCTCGGTGTACCAATGTACTTCACCAAGTTTTAATTTGTTAAACGCAAGCCTCACCAATAATATCGCGGTTAATCTACTTTGTTATTTTTTACTGTTGTTTTTCTTGGTTGACACCAATAAAAAAGATGCGCTGATTGAACAAAACGAGAATAGTGAGCACAATAGCCGTGTTTCGGTTTCCAAAAAAGGTTCTCAGTTTTTAATTAATCCCCAAGAAATTATTTATGTTGAAACCAGCAATAATTGCATCGTTCTTCATACGGAAAAAGGAAAATTTGTAAAATACCAAAGTCTCAAGTCTTTCTCTAAAATGCTCTGCCCAAAAACTTTTAAACGTGTTCATCGTTCGTACTTGGTAAATTCAGATTTGATAGAACACATCCAAAAGAATCATAATGGAGATGGAATGCTACATTTAAAAAATGGAGATGGTGTCAAGTTCAGCAGAACATACCATAGGTCCATCGCCAATATTTAGGATACTCCGCGACTCACCATTTTTTTGCCGCAGCTCACACAGCTAATTTATCTACCCCTACCTCAACACCCTA is a genomic window of Flagellimonas sp. CMM7 containing:
- a CDS encoding P1 family peptidase, giving the protein MKKKSFTTLLFLVILFSISAQQKRLRDHGIQIGVLKPGALNAITDVPGVQVGHTTLNKGDSIRTGVTAILPHSGNIFQQKVPAAIHLGNGFGKLAGYSQVKELGNLETPIILTNTLDVATAVNALVGHTLLLQGNETVRSVNAVVGETNDGFLNDIRGRHVTEKDVLQAIKNAKASQVEEGNIGAGTGTICFGFKGGIGTSSRILPKKSGGYTVGVLAQTNFGGMLKIAGVDIGKQMGHYSDNFKYATDGSCMMIVFTDAPLDSRNLERLAKRAMLGLARTGGIASNGSGDYVIAVSTAKECRIPYESDHLIQTVPTLRNSAMTPLFLATIEATEEAILNSLFAAETTIGRNGHKIEALPKKQVLEMLKAAGKI
- a CDS encoding DUF4440 domain-containing protein, which encodes MRPLLYLFFLASFLSFSQSSTTVDDKASILEVLAIQEKAWNNLDVELFMETYWKSDELIFYGSSGVTKGWQNTLERYKKSYPTKEHFGKLHLTSNEITKIDNGIYSVFGEYHLTRTVGNTKGIFMLVLKNIDGAWKIIADTSCKTE
- a CDS encoding SPFH domain-containing protein, with the protein product MDIFSKIKEKLTHEFIDIIEWLDYTDDTIAHRFERYQNEIKNGAKLIVREGQTAVFVNEGQLADVFTPGTYDLTTQNLPILSTLKGWKYGFNSPFKAEVYFVNTHLFTDEKWGTKSPITLSDDRFGLVEIRAFGTYAFKISDAGKFITDIVGTDNNFTNFEINEHLKSLIATRFTDTVGEANLPIELYAANTSELSETCQEVMKSEFLSVGISLEKFYIENVSMPEDLKKEIFEYSRIDKLDLDKLTKFKTAKAIEAAAKNEGGTAGAGMGMGMGFVLAQQMGGMMSPQMGGSQQMQQAGVVVPPPMPVAVQYFYASNGTQQGPVSFEQLQALYAGRTVNRDSLVWKQGMAAWTALKDVEELKSFLGGNTPPPLPSN
- a CDS encoding DNA helicase PriA; amino-acid sequence: MSVEPNIQKTELKKPCVNCGAELKYKPGTTNISCEYCGHEEAIKIDENGFTELELYPYLKEMGAQKHSEEISMLHCKNCGANQHVEENYKSLHCVYCSMPLVIEDAYKEDWILPGAVLPFQIEKQKSFLIFQKWVSKLWWAPNKLKKASLDPQFTKGLYLPYWTFDAQLSASYTGQRGEYYYETQRYRDSNGKTQTRQVRKTRWYPASGSVSGFVDDTLIKASKQKAGRIPTKIAHWNLKKLQPFNSGFLSGFVTEKYTIPLQQGHLSAKGEAKQIAERWCRQDIGGDTQRVSSMDMNLSDETFKHILLPIYVSAYRYKGKEYNFYINGENGQISGTRPYSFWKIFLAIVFAILLISIFVYFGKG
- a CDS encoding LytTR family DNA-binding domain-containing protein; protein product: MTCFSELSILAITSFFFWNVSAKQIKKWGNKWSISSSGNNILVQGGLGLSASALNIVIGQVLVVFLMTSVYQCTSPSFNLLNASLTNNIAVNLLCYFLLLFFLVDTNKKDALIEQNENSEHNSRVSVSKKGSQFLINPQEIIYVETSNNCIVLHTEKGKFVKYQSLKSFSKMLCPKTFKRVHRSYLVNSDLIEHIQKNHNGDGMLHLKNGDGVKFSRTYHRSIANI